A single region of the Mycobacteriales bacterium genome encodes:
- a CDS encoding glycosyltransferase family 39 protein, with protein sequence MVAASSTLTGGRVGGDRPPRLTPATVVSGLPELLAAAAAGFAIPAMILLLVGHVSMPLVLPVGLLGAALMVVLCGVGDAPRSRRSVLMTLAAGVIALAWLVVNAHWSAQNVYATRDPATYALTGQWLVHHPSLPIPTQPQIFGHVPGLVTKSAGFGPSGPTHVYAQGNHLLPVVLAVAGWIGGTAALLKINVAIGAVALFVVFGLARRIAGEGFALAAMLTLAVSMPMLAFSRDTYTEPITLLFLVGGLSLLWRAVSLDRPRDYLAAGLVLGSAALARIDSYAALLPIIIVIAVLLAVAPVGRRRAAALRCLLLAVGVGVPTFLGYRDVTTLSLGYYQTTRSNIVLLGKAGIVLAVVGALIVAVTWSVPAVRRLFQPERRNRLAVAAGVLVVAAFAVLASRPLWTTSRGGLNPTQVALLQKGLRLPVDGSRNYSEHAFLWMGWYFGWLTVGLAVIGLALLVVRLIRSADLTSLGFLGVVLAMSALYFTRAEIYPDQVWAMRRYLPIIIPGLVIAAAYVMAVLWQRKGWLRPVAVGLAVAGVAVAAAITSPMEGVRAYVPLESEVEAVCGALGPNAAVIESDPDANSGYTQTMRSFCNVPSAGLVKPSPQVLATARAAAAAHGRALYVLTQDPTTVPFVGAPRRFFDAATEKWPERLVDVPQVTNRFHITVWLGRVEPSGRVTPVTRES encoded by the coding sequence ATGGTGGCGGCATCATCGACGCTGACCGGCGGGCGCGTGGGCGGTGATCGGCCACCCCGGCTGACACCCGCCACCGTCGTGTCGGGGCTGCCCGAACTCCTCGCGGCGGCAGCCGCCGGCTTCGCTATCCCGGCGATGATCCTGCTGCTCGTCGGGCACGTGAGCATGCCGCTCGTGCTCCCGGTCGGCCTGCTCGGTGCCGCGCTGATGGTGGTGCTCTGCGGCGTCGGAGACGCACCGAGATCCCGCCGCTCAGTGCTGATGACGCTGGCCGCCGGCGTGATCGCCCTCGCCTGGCTGGTGGTCAACGCCCACTGGTCGGCGCAGAACGTCTACGCGACGCGGGATCCGGCGACGTACGCCTTGACCGGGCAGTGGCTGGTCCACCATCCGAGCCTGCCCATCCCGACCCAGCCGCAGATCTTCGGCCACGTCCCGGGCCTCGTCACCAAGAGCGCCGGCTTCGGTCCGTCCGGACCCACCCACGTCTACGCCCAGGGCAATCACCTGCTGCCGGTGGTGCTCGCGGTCGCCGGCTGGATCGGCGGCACCGCCGCGTTGCTCAAGATCAACGTGGCGATCGGGGCGGTAGCCCTCTTCGTCGTCTTCGGGCTGGCCCGGCGGATCGCCGGCGAGGGGTTCGCGCTGGCGGCGATGCTCACGCTCGCCGTGTCGATGCCGATGCTGGCGTTCAGCCGGGACACCTACACCGAGCCGATCACCCTTCTCTTCCTGGTCGGCGGTCTGTCGCTGCTGTGGCGGGCCGTCTCGTTGGACCGGCCACGGGACTATCTCGCCGCCGGCCTCGTCCTCGGCTCGGCCGCGTTGGCCCGGATCGACAGCTACGCCGCGCTGTTGCCGATCATCATCGTGATCGCCGTGTTGCTGGCAGTCGCGCCGGTCGGGCGCCGGCGCGCGGCCGCCCTGCGCTGTCTGCTGCTCGCCGTCGGGGTCGGCGTACCGACGTTCCTCGGCTACCGCGACGTGACGACGTTGTCGCTCGGCTACTACCAGACCACCCGGTCCAACATCGTGCTGCTCGGCAAGGCCGGAATCGTGCTTGCGGTGGTCGGAGCGCTGATCGTCGCCGTGACCTGGTCGGTGCCCGCGGTACGCCGGCTCTTCCAACCCGAGCGCCGCAACCGGCTCGCCGTCGCGGCCGGGGTGTTGGTCGTCGCCGCGTTCGCCGTACTCGCCAGCCGGCCGCTGTGGACCACGAGCCGGGGCGGCCTGAACCCCACGCAGGTCGCTCTGCTGCAGAAGGGCCTCCGGCTGCCCGTCGACGGATCCCGCAACTACAGCGAACACGCGTTCCTGTGGATGGGGTGGTACTTCGGCTGGCTCACGGTCGGGCTGGCGGTGATCGGGCTCGCGCTCCTCGTCGTCCGACTGATCCGGTCGGCCGACCTCACGTCGCTCGGTTTCCTCGGTGTGGTCCTGGCGATGAGCGCCCTCTACTTCACCCGCGCCGAGATCTATCCGGACCAGGTCTGGGCGATGCGCCGGTACCTGCCGATCATCATTCCGGGCCTGGTGATCGCCGCGGCGTACGTGATGGCGGTGCTGTGGCAGCGCAAGGGGTGGCTCCGGCCGGTCGCCGTCGGGCTGGCCGTCGCGGGCGTCGCGGTGGCGGCGGCGATCACGTCGCCGATGGAGGGTGTGCGGGCCTACGTGCCGCTGGAAAGCGAGGTCGAGGCGGTCTGCGGAGCCCTCGGTCCCAACGCCGCGGTGATCGAGTCGGACCCGGACGCCAACTCCGGTTACACGCAGACGATGCGGTCGTTCTGCAACGTCCCGTCCGCCGGGCTGGTGAAGCCGTCGCCGCAGGTGCTCGCGACCGCGCGGGCCGCCGCCGCGGCGCACGGGCGGGCGCTCTACGTGCTGACCCAGGACCCGACGACCGTCCCCTTCGTCGGTGCGCCGCGGCGGTTCTTCGACGCCGCCACGGAGAAATGGCCGGAGCGGCTGGTCGACGTGCCGCAGGTGACGAACCGGTTCCACATCACGGTCTGGCTCGGCCGGGTCGAACCGTCCGGCCGGGTGACACCGGTGACGCGGGAGTCCTAG
- the rfbD gene encoding dTDP-4-dehydrorhamnose reductase: MHPPVADGARWLVTGAHGQLGAEVLRALQGKDAVGLARDDLDLTDQDAVESAIADHRPDLVVNTAAYTAVDAAEDDEAAAYAVNALGPAHLAASCARHGARLLQMSTDYVFPGDAREPYDVDAPTGPHTAYGRTKLAGERWVQALLPQSSWIVRTAWVYAVGRRSFVDTMIRLERERDTVDVVDDQCGSPTWASDLAAALVALGGSTAPAGILHCVGGGQTTWCGLARAVFEEVGADPARVRPTTTQASARPARRPAYSVLSDRSWRTAGLPAMPEWRGAVHAALGR, encoded by the coding sequence ATGCACCCGCCCGTCGCGGATGGCGCCCGCTGGCTCGTCACCGGGGCGCACGGCCAGCTCGGCGCGGAGGTCCTCCGGGCGCTGCAGGGTAAAGACGCCGTGGGACTCGCCCGGGACGACCTCGACCTGACCGATCAGGACGCGGTGGAGTCGGCGATCGCCGACCACCGGCCCGATCTCGTCGTCAACACGGCGGCCTACACCGCGGTTGACGCCGCGGAGGACGACGAGGCGGCGGCCTACGCCGTCAACGCGCTCGGTCCCGCCCACCTGGCCGCATCCTGCGCCCGCCACGGCGCTCGCCTGCTGCAGATGTCCACCGACTACGTGTTCCCGGGCGACGCGCGCGAGCCCTACGACGTGGACGCACCGACCGGGCCCCACACGGCGTACGGCCGCACCAAGCTGGCCGGCGAACGGTGGGTGCAGGCGCTGCTCCCGCAGTCGTCGTGGATCGTGCGGACCGCCTGGGTCTACGCCGTCGGCCGGCGCAGTTTCGTGGACACCATGATCCGGCTCGAGCGGGAGCGGGACACCGTCGACGTGGTCGACGATCAGTGCGGCTCGCCGACCTGGGCCAGCGACCTGGCCGCGGCGCTCGTCGCGCTCGGGGGTTCCACCGCCCCCGCCGGCATCCTGCATTGCGTCGGGGGCGGGCAAACCACGTGGTGCGGGCTGGCGCGCGCGGTGTTCGAGGAGGTCGGCGCCGACCCGGCGCGGGTGCGGCCGACCACGACGCAGGCGTCGGCCCGGCCGGCCCGCCGCCCGGCGTACTCGGTGCTCAGCGATCGTTCGTGGCGGACCGCCGGGCTGCCCGCGATGCCGGAGTGGCGGGGGGCGGTGCACGCCGCCCTCGGACGGTAG